The Sinorhizobium fredii genome contains the following window.
CGGGCTCGACCGCCGGCGCGATGGGCGCCAACCTGCCTTCCGGTGCCGCGAACGGCGATGTGTCGACGACCTCCCTCATCGTCTACGACAGCCAGGGCAACACCCGCATCCTGGATTTCAACTACACGAAGCTTGCCGATAACCAGTGGGAACTGGAGATCATCGACAGGACCTCGGCCCTCTCTCTCGGCACTGCGACGCTGGATTTCGACACCGACGGCGTCCTGACTACCTCGCCGGGAAGCCTGACGCTGGACCCGACCGGGGCCGGTCTCAACCCCATTTCCGGTACGGGCGCTGTGCTCAACGACATCGTCATCGACTTTTCCGAGACGACTCAGCTTGGCACGTCGTTCACGCCGGACGGCGGCGAGATCGACGGCAACGCCCCGAGCAAGGTTTCCGGCTATCAGATCGACACCGACGGCGTCGTCTACATCAAATATGCTAACGGCGAGCTCGAGCCGCGCTATCGCATTGCTCTCGCCAATGTCCAAAGCCCCGACAAGCTGGTGCCGGAATCCGGTAACGTCTATTCGCAGGGCGTCGATTCCGGCGTCATCGTCACCGGCTTCGCCGGGTCCGGCAGCTTTGGCGAGATCCTTTCCGGCGCGCTTGAAAGCTCGAATGTCGACATCGCCGACGAGCTGACGTCGATGATCGAATCGCAGCGCAACTACACGGCCAACTCCAAGGTCTTCCAGACCGGTTCGGAGTTGCTCGAAGTTCTTGTCAACCTGAAGCGGTAATTCCCAGAAAACGGTCCCAGCATGTCGTTGTCCTCGGCAATCGCAATTGCGCAATCAGCATTCAGCACCACGGCCTCGCAAACGGCCACGGTGTCGAAGAACGTCGCCAATGCGAGCAACGCGGATTACTCGCGCCGCATGGCCATGCTGGGAACCACGGCCGACGGCGCCCAGATCGTCTCCGTCTACCGGGCGCAGAACGAGGCTCTGCTCAAGCAGAATCTCACCAGCATCTCGCAATCCTCGGCGCAGAGCAGCCTGCTTTCCGGGCTCGAGCTGTTGAAATCGGCGCTCGGCGGCAACGACTACGAGACGGCGCCATCGACCTACCTTTCCACCTTCCGCAACAGCCTGCAGACCTTCGCCTCGACACCGGGCAACTCGACGATCGCCGCAACCGTCGTCGCGGACGCCTCGGACCTTGCCAATTCGATCACTAAGACGGCGACCGCGGTCCAGGACCTGCGTCTCGATACCGACAAGCAGATCGCCGAAGAGGTCGACAACCTGAATGCACTGCTCGCCAGTTTTGAAACGGCGAACAACGCCGTCAAGGAAGCGACGGCGGCGGGCACCGACGCCTCGGCCGCGCTCGACGACCGCGACAAGCTCCTGAAGCAGATCTCCGAGCTCGTCGGCATTTCGACCGTCACCAGGGCGGACAACGATACGGTCATCTATACCTCGGACGGAACGGTCCTCTTCGAGACGCAAGCCCGGCAGGTGACGTTCACGGCAACCTCGGCCTTCGATGCATCGACGACCGGAAACGCCATCTTCGTCGACGGGGCGTCGCTTTCAGCCGGCGCCGGCGCCGACACGACCGCAGAGGGAAAGCTCGCGAGCCTCTTGCAGCTCCGCGACGACATCGCGCCGACCTTCCAGTCGCAACTCGACGAGATGGCCCGCGGCCTGGTCAGCCTCTTCCAGGAGGACGGCGCCCCCGGCCTTTTCACCTGGGCGGACGGAACGGTTCCCGCCGACGGGACGATCGAGCCCGGCATCGCCGCGTCGCTGACTGTCAACGCCGCCGCGCAAACCGATCCGTTCCTGCTTCGCGACGGCGGATTCAACGGCCTCGTCTCCAACCCCGGCGGCGCCACGGATCCGAATTCCGGCTACACCGATCTCCTCGACGGCTTCATCACCGCCATGGACGGCGACATTGATTTCGACGCGGCGGCGGGGCTCGACAGCACCAGTTCGATCATGGAATTCGCCGCCTCGTCGATCGGCTGGTTCGAGCAGATCCGCAGCGCTGCCTCGACGGCCGACGACAACAAGACGGCTCTCCTGGCACGGACGGAGGAAGCGCTGGGCAACGTCACCGGCGTCAGCATCGATGAAGAGCTCTCGCTGCTGCTCGATCTCGAACAGTCCTACAAGGCATCTGCCAAGTTGATCAGTACCGTGGACGCCATGATGGCGTCCCTTCTGGAAGCCGTGAGGTAATCATGAAGACGTCCTTCGTTTCTAATCTGGCGGTGCAGAATGCCATGCGCCTGACCATTCAGCAGGGCCAGGAGGAACTGCTGAAGCTTCAGGAGGAGGTTTCGACCGGCCGGCATGCGGATGTCGGCCTCGAGCTCGGCTCCTCCACGGCGCGCTCCGTCAACCTGCAGCGCGAGCTTGCTCGGTTGGAAACCCTGGTCGATACCAACGCCGTCGTCACGCAGCGGCTGGCGTCCTCTCAGGAAGCCCTTGGAACGATGGCGGAGGCTGCCGAGCAGGTGCGCAATACGCTCGTCACCTTCAAGGGCAACGATTCCGTCGACCAATTGTCGGTCCAGAAGACCGAGATCGAAAGCGCCATGTCGCTTTTCACCGCCTCGGCGAACACGTCCTTCAACGGCGAGTTCCTGTTTGCCGGCATCAACACCGATGTGAAGCCTTTCGAAGACTATGCCGCAACCGGTTCGGCCGCGAAGACGACCTTCGACGATGCGCTCGCGACCTACATGTCGGGCAACGGCATCTCTTCCATGAGCGACTTCACTGAGGCGCAGATGGAAGACTTCATCACCAACACCCTCGAGCCACTCTATACCGACGACACGCAGTGGGCCACCGATTGGTCCGCGGCCTCGGGCCAGAACATGACGAGCCGCATCAGCACGTCCGAAGTCGTGCAGAGCTCGACCAGTGCGACGACGACCGGCTTCCGCATGTTCGCTCTTGCGAGTGTGATATCCTCGGAACTGATGGACGAGGATATCGGATCGGACGTCCGGGCCTATGTCGGCGAGGCGGCACTCGGCTATGTCGAGCAGGCGATCACCGGGATCACCGCCGAACGCAGCACGCTAGGCATTTCCGAAGCGCGCGTGGAAAAGGCGAACACCTCGCTCGAAGTTCAGATCAAGCTCATCAACACCCACATCACCGATCTCGAGGGGGTCGACACCTATGATGCGTCGACCCGGATGAACACGCTGCTGACGCAGATGGAGACGTCCTACACCCTCACCGGAAGGATCCAGCAGTTGAGTTTGATAGATTTCCTCTGATGACAAGAGGATAAGGACAAGCATGAAGGATGTCTGAATGTATCAGTTTGCATACGCCGAGATCATGGAGGAAGGCGTAGCCGTTTCCAAGGATCGCGAGTGGCAAGTCCTCAATCGCTCGATCGCGCTCCTGGAAGCGGCAAAGCAGCAGAAGGGATACTCAAAGGAAGCGATCGAGGCGATCTACTACACCCGACGCGTCTGGATACGCTTCATCGAGGACCTGCGCGCTCCGGATAACCAGCTCAACGACGAACTGCGTGCCAATCTGATCTCGATCGGGATCTGGATACTGAACGAGACGGAGAAGATCCGCAAACGCGACTCCTCCAACTTCCAGGGCATAATTGACATTACCACCATCATCAGGGATGGACTGAAATGAAGAGCACACTGCGTATCTCGCTGAAATCGGGCGAACGAATCTTTGTAAACGGCGCGGTGCTTCGCGTTGACCGCAAGGTCGCCGTGGAATTCCTCAACGACGTTACCTTCCTCCTGGAAAACCACGTCCTGCAGCCGGAAGACGCCACGACACCGTTGCGGCAGCTCTACTTCATCGCCCAGATGATCCTGATCAATCCGGAAGGCGCCGAGCAGTCGACCGCCATGTTCCGCAAGTCGATCGTCATGCTGCTCGCCTGCTTCAAGAACGAGGAAGTTCTGGCGGAGCTGAAGCGCATCGACGGCCTGGTCACCCAGGGCCGTGCCTTCGAAGCGCTGAAGGCGATCCGCGGTCTTTACCCGATTGAAGAGCGCATCCTGAACAATCAGGAAATCACGCCGGCCACGATCGACCAGATTCGCAAGGAGATCGCGCCATGGCGGTAAGCGGAGTATCCTCGAGCACCTCGACGACCTCGACGACGAGTTCAACTTCGACGAGCAGCACCGACGCGACTGACGCGACCCTGAACTATCAGAGCTTCCTGAAGCTGCTCATCGCGCAGATGCAGAACCAGGATCCGACCGATCCGATGGATGCGACCGAGCAGATATCGCAGCTGGCGACCTTCTCGCAGGTCGAGCAATCGATCAAGACGAACAGCAATCTCGAAAGCCTGCTGGCGAGCGAAAGTCTTACCCAGGCTTCGACCTACATCGGCAAGACGATCACCAGCAGTGACGGCAAGACGAGCGGGGTCGTCGCCGAGGTCGAGGTGACCTCCGACGGCGTGATCGCGATCACCACCGACGGCAAAGAGATCGCCATCGAGACCGGCATCACCGTATCGACGACCTCGTCCGGCTCGGGGACGTAATTCCTGCTCTTTAGAGCGGCGGCGGCGGACCACGCACACATAGTTGGCCCTGGCTTGACCGGCGCCGGTGATTGTTGAGAATCCTCTGAAGAATCACCCTCGAACCTAAGAGCTTCGCCGCTGCTCGTGCGCGCCGGCAGGATAGGACGAAACGCGAATGAATGAGGCGGACGCTCTCGATATCGTGCAGGCAGCGATCTGGACCGTGATCGTCGCCTCGGGTCCCGCCGTTCTGGCCGCCATGGTGGTCGGCGTTGTCATCGCTTTTATCCAGGCGCTGACCCAGGTTCAGGAAATGACGCTGACCTTCGTGCCGAAGATCCTGGCGGTGATGGTCACGGGGGCGATCTCGGCGCCGTTCGTCGGTGCACAGATCTCCATCTTCACCGACATCATCTTCTCACGAATCCAGTCGGGGTTCTGAGACTTTCGCCGCTTTATTCGGCGGGCGGAAAACTGCGCGTACCTTCCTCATCCCATCCCAATACCACCCTCGCGCAAGCTTGGGTCTCTAGATCTTCCGTCATAGTTTGGGGCAGCTACGCGCGGCGCGCTGCCCGCCTCTCATGACGAGACGGAAGAGACATGGCACAACAGGCGACCCTGACCATCCCGAAACTCGCACCGAAGAGCCGGGACATTGGCTTCGCGCTCGGGATCGTGATGATCCTGTCGATCCTGTTTCTGCCCATTCCGCCGGTTCTCATCGACTTCGGGCTGGCCTTCTCCATCGCCTTCTCGGTGCTGATCCTGATGGTGGCGCTGTGGATTCAGCGGCCGCTCGAATTCTCGTCCTTTCCGACGATCCTCCTGATCTCGACGATGACCCGCCTGGCGCTGAACATCGCCACGACACGCGTCATCCTCTCCCATGGCCACGAGGGGCATGGCGCCGCCGGCGGCGTCATCTCGGGCTTTGCCAGCCTCGTCATGTCCGGCGATTTCGTCATCGGTCTGATCGTCTTCCTCATCCTGATCACGGTGAACTTCATCGTCATCACCAAGGGTGCGACGCGTATCGCCGAAGTTGGCGCCCGCTTCACCCTCGATGCGATCCCCGGCAAGCAGATGTCGATCGACGCCGATCTGTCGGCCGGGCTGATCGACGAGAAGGAGGCGCAGCGCCGCCGCCGCGAGCTGGAGGAGGAGAGTTCCTTCTACGGTGCGATGGACGGTGCCTCGAAATTCGTCCGCGGCGATGCGATTGCCGGCCTGATCATCACGGCGATCAATGTCTTCGGCGGCATCATCATCGGCTATCTGCGCCACGACATGCCGATCGGCGAGGCGGCGGATGTCTTCGTCAAGCTTTCGGTCGGCGACGGCCTCGTTTCGCAGATCCCGGCGTTGATCGTCTCGCTCGCCGCCGGCCTTCTCGTGTCGCGCGGCGGCACCGCCGGCTCGACCGACCAGGCCGTCGTCGGTCAGTTGAGCGGCTACCCGCGGGCGCTGATGGTTGCGGCCGGCCTCATCGTCCTCCTCTCCGTGATGCCAGGCCTGCCCTTCGTGCCCTTCGCGGTACTCGGCGGCGGCATGGCCTTCCTGGGATGGGCTATCCCGAGGCAGATCGAAGCGGCCAATGCCGAGAAGCGCGCCCAGGAGGCAGAGAAGGCGCAGCAGACGAAGGACAGCGACAGGGATTCCGTCAAATCGGTGCTGAAAACGGCGGAGATCGAGCTCCTGCTCGGCAAGCAGGTCTCCACCCGACTGCTCGGCGCGCATCAGGAGCTCGCCTTCCGCGTCGGCAAGATGCGCCGCAAGTTCGCCCTGCAATACGGGCTCGTCGTCCCGGAGATCAAGGTTTCCGACGATATCTCCATTCCGGACAAGGCCTATCACATCCGCATCCACGGCACGACCGTCGCCTCCAACACCGTGCGCGTCGGCGAAGTGCTCGTCGTTACCGGCGGCGGCCGCCGCCCCAGCGTCCCCGGCGACGAGATCCGCGAGCCGGCCTTCGGCATGCCGGCGCTTTCCATACTGGAGACCTTCACGGAAGACCTGAAGCGCGAGG
Protein-coding sequences here:
- a CDS encoding flagellar hook protein FlgE, which encodes MSLYGTMRTGVSGMNAQANRLSTVAENIANSSTTGYKRASTEFSSMILPSSNGSYNSGGVQTSVRYSISDQGSTTYTTSGSDLAIDGDGFFIVQGANGQEYLTRAGAFVQDDAGNLVNAAGFTLMGYEYEAGVDPTVVVNGFDGLTEVNLASEGLSAAGSTAGAMGANLPSGAANGDVSTTSLIVYDSQGNTRILDFNYTKLADNQWELEIIDRTSALSLGTATLDFDTDGVLTTSPGSLTLDPTGAGLNPISGTGAVLNDIVIDFSETTQLGTSFTPDGGEIDGNAPSKVSGYQIDTDGVVYIKYANGELEPRYRIALANVQSPDKLVPESGNVYSQGVDSGVIVTGFAGSGSFGEILSGALESSNVDIADELTSMIESQRNYTANSKVFQTGSELLEVLVNLKR
- the flgK gene encoding flagellar hook-associated protein FlgK, with protein sequence MSLSSAIAIAQSAFSTTASQTATVSKNVANASNADYSRRMAMLGTTADGAQIVSVYRAQNEALLKQNLTSISQSSAQSSLLSGLELLKSALGGNDYETAPSTYLSTFRNSLQTFASTPGNSTIAATVVADASDLANSITKTATAVQDLRLDTDKQIAEEVDNLNALLASFETANNAVKEATAAGTDASAALDDRDKLLKQISELVGISTVTRADNDTVIYTSDGTVLFETQARQVTFTATSAFDASTTGNAIFVDGASLSAGAGADTTAEGKLASLLQLRDDIAPTFQSQLDEMARGLVSLFQEDGAPGLFTWADGTVPADGTIEPGIAASLTVNAAAQTDPFLLRDGGFNGLVSNPGGATDPNSGYTDLLDGFITAMDGDIDFDAAAGLDSTSSIMEFAASSIGWFEQIRSAASTADDNKTALLARTEEALGNVTGVSIDEELSLLLDLEQSYKASAKLISTVDAMMASLLEAVR
- a CDS encoding flagellar hook-associated family protein, with protein sequence MKTSFVSNLAVQNAMRLTIQQGQEELLKLQEEVSTGRHADVGLELGSSTARSVNLQRELARLETLVDTNAVVTQRLASSQEALGTMAEAAEQVRNTLVTFKGNDSVDQLSVQKTEIESAMSLFTASANTSFNGEFLFAGINTDVKPFEDYAATGSAAKTTFDDALATYMSGNGISSMSDFTEAQMEDFITNTLEPLYTDDTQWATDWSAASGQNMTSRISTSEVVQSSTSATTTGFRMFALASVISSELMDEDIGSDVRAYVGEAALGYVEQAITGITAERSTLGISEARVEKANTSLEVQIKLINTHITDLEGVDTYDASTRMNTLLTQMETSYTLTGRIQQLSLIDFL
- the flaF gene encoding flagellar biosynthesis regulator FlaF; amino-acid sequence: MYQFAYAEIMEEGVAVSKDREWQVLNRSIALLEAAKQQKGYSKEAIEAIYYTRRVWIRFIEDLRAPDNQLNDELRANLISIGIWILNETEKIRKRDSSNFQGIIDITTIIRDGLK
- the flbT gene encoding flagellar biosynthesis repressor FlbT, whose amino-acid sequence is MKSTLRISLKSGERIFVNGAVLRVDRKVAVEFLNDVTFLLENHVLQPEDATTPLRQLYFIAQMILINPEGAEQSTAMFRKSIVMLLACFKNEEVLAELKRIDGLVTQGRAFEALKAIRGLYPIEERILNNQEITPATIDQIRKEIAPWR
- the flgD gene encoding flagellar hook assembly protein FlgD, producing MAVSGVSSSTSTTSTTSSTSTSSTDATDATLNYQSFLKLLIAQMQNQDPTDPMDATEQISQLATFSQVEQSIKTNSNLESLLASESLTQASTYIGKTITSSDGKTSGVVAEVEVTSDGVIAITTDGKEIAIETGITVSTTSSGSGT
- the fliQ gene encoding flagellar biosynthesis protein FliQ, producing the protein MNEADALDIVQAAIWTVIVASGPAVLAAMVVGVVIAFIQALTQVQEMTLTFVPKILAVMVTGAISAPFVGAQISIFTDIIFSRIQSGF
- the flhA gene encoding flagellar biosynthesis protein FlhA, which gives rise to MAQQATLTIPKLAPKSRDIGFALGIVMILSILFLPIPPVLIDFGLAFSIAFSVLILMVALWIQRPLEFSSFPTILLISTMTRLALNIATTRVILSHGHEGHGAAGGVISGFASLVMSGDFVIGLIVFLILITVNFIVITKGATRIAEVGARFTLDAIPGKQMSIDADLSAGLIDEKEAQRRRRELEEESSFYGAMDGASKFVRGDAIAGLIITAINVFGGIIIGYLRHDMPIGEAADVFVKLSVGDGLVSQIPALIVSLAAGLLVSRGGTAGSTDQAVVGQLSGYPRALMVAAGLIVLLSVMPGLPFVPFAVLGGGMAFLGWAIPRQIEAANAEKRAQEAEKAQQTKDSDRDSVKSVLKTAEIELLLGKQVSTRLLGAHQELAFRVGKMRRKFALQYGLVVPEIKVSDDISIPDKAYHIRIHGTTVASNTVRVGEVLVVTGGGRRPSVPGDEIREPAFGMPALSILETFTEDLKREGFHPIDNVSVVLTHLSEVIRNNLPQLLSYKDVKVLIERLDPEYRKLADEICTSHMSYSGLQAVLKLLLAERVSIRNLHLILEAVAELAPHVRKTEQIVEHVRVRMSQQLCGDLAENGVLRVLRLGNKWDMVFHQALKRDAKGEIVEFDIDPRHLEEFSEQATKVIREHLDRGVPFVLVSTPESRSYVRMIIERLFATLPVLSHVELAKGLEIKIIGALS